CGCACTGGCATAGATATGGCTGTCAGTGCTGCCGGTCTGACCATCACCATAGTTCCAGCTTCGGCTGGCAATGTTGCCGTCTGGGTCTGCCGTACCGGCGGTGTCGAAGCGTGTGGTGGCCTGCAGCACGGCTTCGCCCGCTACCTTGGCTGCCGCCACCGGCGGCTGGTTGGTCTGGGCCGGGGTGGCAGAACCGCCACCGCCGCCACAACCCGCCAACAGCAACATGCTCAGTGCCACCGGCAGGGGAGAGGCGCGCCAACTGGGCCAGCCTTCGGCCAGCAAAGCACCTTTGGCTATGGCAGCAAGGGCAGCCATGGGTCAAGCGTGCCCTGCCGCGCGACGGCGCCAGTGCATCGCCGCGCCGGCCATCAGCAGCAGCGTTGCCAGCATCGAGGGTTCGGGCACGGTGGTGCCGCCCGCAACACGCGTATTGCCTGTGGCCACCTGGCTGAAGTTGGCATCCAGATATTCGTAGGGCAGCGCACCCGGCGCGCCCTGGCCCAGCCAGCTGAACACCACGCTGAAGGTCAACGGTGCCGTCAGGTCAGCCAAGAGCGTGGCCGTCACCATGCCATCGACGGGCAGGCCGGTGTCGGGCTGCACATCCAGCAAGGACAGATCAGCACCGCCTCCGCTGGACACCAGATCGGCAAAGCGGCTGGGCGTGAACAGCAGGCTCACCGATTCGAAGGCGCTGGCGGAGCCTTCGATGCGCAAGTCATAGCGCCAGGTGTCGCTGCCAGGCACCACATCCGCCTCGTCGGTGAGCGAGTGGTAGACCACGGGCGCGGCCGTGGCCAGCCCTGAAGCGCACAGGCTGGCCGCCATCAGCGCGGCGCGGGTGATCGAGCGCAGGTTGAACATGGAACGTCCTTTCTCGATGGGTGAC
The genomic region above belongs to Aquabacterium sp. OR-4 and contains:
- a CDS encoding PEP-CTERM sorting domain-containing protein; amino-acid sequence: MFNLRSITRAALMAASLCASGLATAAPVVYHSLTDEADVVPGSDTWRYDLRIEGSASAFESVSLLFTPSRFADLVSSGGGADLSLLDVQPDTGLPVDGMVTATLLADLTAPLTFSVVFSWLGQGAPGALPYEYLDANFSQVATGNTRVAGGTTVPEPSMLATLLLMAGAAMHWRRRAAGHA